In Triticum urartu cultivar G1812 unplaced genomic scaffold, Tu2.1 TuUngrouped_contig_9276, whole genome shotgun sequence, the genomic window AGTCACGCTCGTATCTATTGTTTGTGTCTTCTTCTCCGACTCCGGCGCCGGTGACTGATGGATTGGGATTGATTGGTTGGTTCAGGTGGTCGTCGATTGCTACGAAGCTGCCGGGGAGGACGGACAACGAGATCAAGAACTACTGGAACACGCACCTGCGCAAGAAGCTGCTCGGCATGGGCATCGACCCCGTCACGCACCGCCCGCGCACCGACCTCAGCCTGCTCGCCGGGCTTCCGGGCCTCCTTGCGGCAGCCGGTATCTTCGGCGGCTCTGGCGCGGCCACGGCCGCCTGGGACATGAACGCGCTCAAGCTCCAGGTCGACGCCGCCACGTTCCAGCTGCTGCAGGGCCTTGTGCGTGCGCTCACCACCGCGGCGGCTCCCGCGCCAGCGCCCGCGCTCGGCATGGACAACCTCATGGCGCTCCTCGCCGTCAGCAACGGCGGGCATCACGGCGGAGTCGACCAGAACATGCTGCTCCAGCAGTGCCAGTGGAACGACATGAACAACCTGCCGGTGCTGACCAGCTCTGCGCCGACGAGCGGCATGCACAACATCAGCGGCATGTTCGACGGCTTCAGCGCCGGCGACGGTCTGAGCTCAACGGAGCTCGGGGACCATGGCGGGGCGAGCGGGAGCAACGTGACCGTTGATCGAATGGTGGCCAGCGACCAGGAGTGCAACAACAATGGCGGCGGCGGTGTGTCGTGCGAGCAAACGCCGGCGTCGAGCCCGTTCGGCGGGCTGGAGAGCCTGAACCTGATGGATGAGCTCAACACGGACGGTGGTTGGAAGGATTTGCTAGAGTGAGTACCTGCTCCTATTCCATCAACTTTCTATCAGAAAGAAGGAAAAAACACATGCATGTCTGCATGTCTCTTTTCCACATCCACCCAAATTGTTTGGCTCATAGTATATTCTTAACTATTCTCTATGATTTTTCATTAATCCTAACTTCTAGTTCAACTAGCTAGATCTTTTTATCAGGAAATTAATTCACACAATGCATAGCTGACATGATTAATTCTTATATTTATTTCTATGCAGGCAAATGTCATGGCTGAACTCAAGTGAGCTGTGATGGGTAGATAGAAGAGATAAGAGATAAGATCAAGAATGCCAAAAATAATCAGGAAGGAGATGGAGACTAGACTACTAATTGTTGGATTGGATGCACATTTCGGTTGATCAATACCGAAGATGTGAAGTTTGTTTGTTGATAGGGGAAAAGGTGGTTGAGTCCACACTTTTAGACATGTACAGAAAAAGAACAGAAGAACATATGTATGTACACACTCACTGCAATTAAAGTTCATTTTCGTTAATTAGTTAATTGTTGTTTTCTTTTTTATGAGGGGAATATATGTAATAATTAGCTTGTGACATAAAAGCACTTCTCTTTTCGGACAACAAAGTATGTGCGTGACGGTGTGAGTGTGACTATATACTCATCATATTATTTCTTGACGCTTGCATTATGGCACATGATTTAATTAGTTAGTTTGAACTTTCTCTTGCGTGAAGAAGCTCAACTCAGGTCATCATTTGATTGGATTGTCATTTTTTTTCCACGATGTTGGCCTTGTGTCCAGCATTAGTCTTCACTTTAATCAATCTCCCACATGTACTTTGCGACAATAATGGTATGGCTACGTACATATGCATG contains:
- the LOC125532174 gene encoding transcription factor MYB53-like, with product MGRLPCCDGEAGVKKGPWTPEEDKLLVDYIQEKGHGSWRRLPKLAGLNRCGKSCRLRWTNYLRPDIKRGLFTDDEEKLIVHLHSLLGNKWSSIATKLPGRTDNEIKNYWNTHLRKKLLGMGIDPVTHRPRTDLSLLAGLPGLLAAAGIFGGSGAATAAWDMNALKLQVDAATFQLLQGLVRALTTAAAPAPAPALGMDNLMALLAVSNGGHHGGVDQNMLLQQCQWNDMNNLPVLTSSAPTSGMHNISGMFDGFSAGDGLSSTELGDHGGASGSNVTVDRMVASDQECNNNGGGGVSCEQTPASSPFGGLESLNLMDELNTDGGWKDLLEQMSWLNSSEL